CAATGGAGTACCAGCCAGAGCTGATCATCGTCTCGGCCGGCTATGATGCGGCCCTGGGCTGTCCCGAGGGTGAAATGCAGGTGACGCCCGCCTTCTATGCGCATCTGCTCAATCCGCTGCTCCGACTGGCCGACTCCCGTGTGGCCGTCGTGCTCGAAGGAGGCTACTGCCTTGAATCTCTGGCCGAGGGAGCGGCCCTCACGATGCGCACCCTGCTGGGTGATCCCTGCCCAATGCTGGTCGAGCCGCTGCTCCCGCCGAAGCGTTCGATGTCCAAATCCATTCTCAACTGCATATTTGCTCACCGGCCGTACTGGCGttgcctgcagctgcagggtACCTACGATCCATCAGAGCTGAAGACCAAGGATCGGAGTCGGGAGTTGCATGTTGTAGAACGTGCATGGGTTGGCGGACCGCCACCCGTTACCGTTTATCCGACGCGGGACACCTCCGTGCAACACCTTATTCCCGATGCGGTAGTGGCCGATAACACAGCCCGATTGCACCGACTGCGTCTGGAGACGATTCTGACGGTTCCTGCAGTTCGTGTGTGCTACGCTTACAATCCCGAGATGATGGAGCACCGCAACCTGGACGACCTGGGCCATCCGGAACAGCCAAAGCGCATCCAGTTCATACACAAAATGCACCAGGATTATCAGCTGCTCGGCCGCATGAAGCAGCTGTCTGCGCGGGCGGCCACCACCGACGAGATCTGTCTGGCGCACAGTCGCTCCCACGTAAACACAATGCGGCGAGTGCTGGGCCGAGACAAAGAGGATCTCCAGGCGCAGGCAGCGACCTACAATTCGGTGTACTTGCATCCGGCCACGTTTGGTTGCGCCACCCTGGCCGCTGGATCCGTTCTCCAGGCGGTAGACAGTGTGCTCCGCGGGGAGTCCCGCAGTGCGATCTGCAATGTCCGTCCGCCTGGCCACCATGCGGAGCCGGACCAGCCGCACGGTTTCTGCATCTTCAACAATGTTGCCATTGCCGCCCAGTACGCCATCCGGGAGTTTGGCCTGAAGCGAGTGCTAATCCTCGACTGGGATGTCCACCACGGCAATGGCACCCAGCACATCTTCGAGTCAAATCCGAAGGTACTGTACATCAGCGTCCACCGCTACGAGAACGGAACATTCTTCCCCAAGGGCCCCGACGGCAACTACGATGTGGTCGGCAAGCATACGGGAGCCGGCTTTAATGTCAATATACCGTGGAATAAGGTGAGTCTTCTCTCTAGACTCTCCATCTCTCTTATGCCCTCCTTGGCTCATTCATTTGTTTGACTTACAGAAGGGCATGGGGGATCTGGAGTACGCTTTGGCCTTCCAGCAGATCGTAATGCCAATTGCGTACGAGTTCCAGCCGGAACTGGTGCTCGTGTCGGCGGGCTTCGATGCGGCCATCGGGGATCCTCTAGGGGGCTGCAAAGTCTCGCCCGAGGGCTACGGTCTGTTCACCCACTGGCTGTCTGCCCTGGCCGGTGGCCGGATAATTGTGTGCCTCGAAGGAGGCTACAATGTCAACTCCATTTCGTATGCGATGACCATGTGCACAAAGACGCTGTTGGGGGATCCGGTGCCGACGCCACTGCTGGGTGTGGTTGCCCTGACAAGGCCGCCGACAACGGCCTTCCAGAGCTGCCTGGAGACGCTACAGTGCTGCGTGGAGGTGCAGCGTCAGTATTGGAAGTCGCTGGAGTTTGTTGGCTACCGGCTGCCGCATGGCTACCAGATTGGGGAGAACAACAACGAGGATTTTCTTGCCGCTTCCTTGCTGAAGTTGAATATTTCAAGTGACGATGCCCAGGGCGCGGCGGGCGGCCCCACCGACGGCGATCAGGCCGATCCAGGGCAGGAACGGCCCAGCGACAGCAAGCCCAAAGTCAAGGTAAAGCCGCCCAATCATTCAACGGCCGCGCCAGAGGAGGTACGATGAGATTCGAGCACGGATGCAGGACGGAGAAACAAAACTCAGAACTAATCTGCCATCTTTTCCGTCCAATCTCTTTCTTGTTCTTTCTGTGTTTCTCTATCTCCCTCATTGCTGCGCTctgtttgtctctctctctctgtctaacAATCATAAATATGGTGGTGGTCGCGCATGCGCTGGCAGATGTTTGCCATTCCCCCGAGCAAGACTTGTCCGCACATGAGAATGCTACGACCGGAGCTGGTGCCGCAATGTAAGCAACAACTAAATCCCCGCCgtttctcctgctcctcgatCCTGGCCCGCTTTTACCAGTATGATTTTGGCCCCGACAAAAACCCAAAGGAAGCATGAAGAAAGGTGTTTTTAGGATCAATTAGCGTCAAATCAAGTCACGAACAAAATTACTGGCTTTATGAGTGAACAAATCGGGAACACAACTACCAAAAttgtttatatgtatattataaatatatacatacatatattcttgatttaAGAAGCTCCCCGGACTCTCGCCTGTTTTATTTAAACTGAGTTCTGGCTAGCCTcttttttgtatacatatataaattaacAGAAAATTGTTTAGCTGGCTAGAAAGCTATCAAAACTTTCGtttttaattgtaattgcGCTCAAGCCCCAAGCAGTTTGTAATTTGTCTTAGTTTTgcatagttttcttttttcgttctATTACATACCCCACTTATATTGGCTATTTGGTCCTTCAGGTGTTTTGATGTTTGTGTTGCTTTATCGTTTGCTATTTTGCATCTTGTGATTTTCGTGCGACTTCCTACTTGTATGTGCTCGTTTTAATCGTAATGATTTCTGTACCATTCTACCATCCACAGCAATAAACACGAGGGCGCCGTGCGGCGAGTGCATCTCTAGGTCGGAGAACTGGATGTGTTTGAGCTGTCATTATATTGGCTGTGGACGCTACGTGGGCCGGCACATGCAGAGGCACTGCGAGGCTCTCGAACACACACTGGTGATGCGCTTGCAGGACCATGCCGTGTGGTGCTATGTGTGCGGCGTTTACCTCGATAATCCGCGACTATTCGAATACAAGAATCGGGCGCATCAGGACAAATACGGCAGACCGCTGGCCTGGCGCTATCCCTGTGCGAAGCGTGCCGATGGCTGTTATCCGTTGGATCCCGAATCGGattcggaggaggaggccgatCATATTGCCAACGGGAGCTATCTCCAGGAGGCCCAGTGACCCTTGCTGCTACGCGTCCTGCACGCCCTCACAGATTATATGTGCACGTTGTGCCCACCATTCAGACACATACTCCAGTTCCTGGTCGAGCACATGTGGCCGCTGCTGGAACGCACTTACCTTAAgcttatacaattttttttgggcaattaAGACAGACACGTACGTACTCGGCCTGTACTCTCTCCCTCGTTCCCCTTTGGATACGAACGAGCGCGTTCACCGCGCGCTTGTTACATAAATTAATTGTTGCATGGGAGCTGTTTGTTGGCGGTTCCCTTtaatgaaaaaacaaaaccctaAGCGAATAGAAATTGTTAATGTTATGATGAACTAATAATTATATTACATGTGTAATAAAGATGTCCAGTGTTAAGCAACTATAAGCAGAGTTTTGCTTGAGGGACAAACGTTTCCCTTTTCAGCCGGCACAGAGTACTTCCTCTAGGAATAACAACCAAAAACAGATGAATGCCTGGGGCATTGGTATCGGTGGCATCGACTTTTGTTATCCCAAAGAGTCATCGTTTAAGTCCTATGCCACTTTCTTATCCTGTCAGTGTTGGTCAACAGGAACTAGTAGTTTCCCAATACCAACGTAACGTCCAAGCACATAGGCACCAATAATTTCATAGCCATTTGATAACGAGGATCCATAGGAGATTAAGTCTTGAATGTTAACCGATAGTTGGCTTCGTCCCACCATTTCTTTTTCGGAATTGTAAATATCGAGCTTCCCCACTTAAAAACCACGTTCTCCGGGCGAGGTTGCAGTAAAGGAACTGCCTTGTGTCCTTCTGATCCAGTGTTGGATCGTAAATTTCCAGTTTGGACCCATTAATCCAGCAAAGCTTCGACCGATAAACTCTTGGATACAGGAGTTGAAAGCGCATATACAGGAATGGTTGGAATAGTTGCAGTCGTGGACAATGTGGATAGGAGGATGAGGGGATTTTTACTTGGTATTGCTTCTCCTTCAAGGAGAGAGAGTTCATCTAATATTTTCTTCTTCGCACTGTCCACTGTATCCTGCTTCATCTCTGGCAGAGTATTGGAAGTCAGACTGCCGATCGAACACGACTAAATGTTATGTAATTTCATAAGACACTATTTTTAATTGTCAACatagaaaacaaaattaaggACTATTTCTATCGCGTTTGTTTTTTGACTTTGCGTTTGGCGGGGGCGTGGCTTGGGGGCTGTTTGCGCTTGCGCTTGGGCacactgtcgctgtcgctgctgctttgatCAGAATCCTGCTCAACTGCAGGCTTGGGTGCCTTTCCTTTCGCTTCCTTTGATTTCCTAGCCTTGGACTTTGGCGTTGCCTCAATCGC
The sequence above is a segment of the Drosophila pseudoobscura strain MV-25-SWS-2005 chromosome X, UCI_Dpse_MV25, whole genome shotgun sequence genome. Coding sequences within it:
- the HDAC6 gene encoding histone deacetylase 6 isoform X1; this encodes MSSPIVTRRGAQQAKIQTRAMAMKSGSNSTAAAASSSTSGAIKSSSVGAELPKRSETLLEAKRRARNMLKNQGNTPAMQETVTDIFQTAVKSRPLVRGETALVYHQSMEQHCCRWDPKHLECPDRFNRVLDRCNELKLLDRCLPVSARLATKQEILRLHTAQHFELLEQTSEVCDDQSMEELSSRFDSIYIHPSTFQCSLLASGSTIDLVDSIITGKAQNGMAIIRPPGHHAMKAEFNGYCFFNNVALAAQHALDVHKLERILILDYDVHHGQGTQRFFYNDPRVLYFSIHRFEHGAFWPHLQESDYHAIGEGPGLGFNFNVPLNETGMGDGDYMAIFQQLLLPVAMEYQPELIIVSAGYDAALGCPEGEMQVTPAFYAHLLNPLLRLADSRVAVVLEGGYCLESLAEGAALTMRTLLGDPCPMLVEPLLPPKRSMSKSILNCIFAHRPYWRCLQLQGTYDPSELKTKDRSRELHVVERAWVGGPPPVTVYPTRDTSVQHLIPDAVVADNTARLHRLRLETILTVPAVRVCYAYNPEMMEHRNLDDLGHPEQPKRIQFIHKMHQDYQLLGRMKQLSARAATTDEICLAHSRSHVNTMRRVLGRDKEDLQAQAATYNSVYLHPATFGCATLAAGSVLQAVDSVLRGESRSAICNVRPPGHHAEPDQPHGFCIFNNVAIAAQYAIREFGLKRVLILDWDVHHGNGTQHIFESNPKVLYISVHRYENGTFFPKGPDGNYDVVGKHTGAGFNVNIPWNKKGMGDLEYALAFQQIVMPIAYEFQPELVLVSAGFDAAIGDPLGGCKVSPEGYGLFTHWLSALAGGRIIVCLEGGYNVNSISYAMTMCTKTLLGDPVPTPLLGVVALTRPPTTAFQSCLETLQCCVEVQRQYWKSLEFVGYRLPHGYQIGENNNEDFLAASLLKLNISSDDAQGAAGGPTDGDQADPGQERPSDSKPKVKVKPPNHSTAAPEEMFAIPPSKTCPHMRMLRPELVPQSINTRAPCGECISRSENWMCLSCHYIGCGRYVGRHMQRHCEALEHTLVMRLQDHAVWCYVCGVYLDNPRLFEYKNRAHQDKYGRPLAWRYPCAKRADGCYPLDPESDSEEEADHIANGSYLQEAQ
- the HDAC6 gene encoding histone deacetylase 6 isoform X5, yielding MSSPIVTRRGAQQAKIQTRAMAMKSGSNSTAAAASSSTSGAIKSSSVGAELPKRSETLLEAKRRARNMLKNQGNTPAMQETVTDIFQTAVKSRPLVRGETALVYHQSMEQHCCRWDPKHLECPDRFNRVLDRCNELKLLDRCLPVSARLATKQEILRLHTAQHFELLEQTSEVCDDQSMEELSSRFDSIYIHPSTFQCSLLASGSTIDLVDSIITGKAQNGMAIIRPPGHHAMKAEFNGYCFFNNVALAAQHALDVHKLERILILDYDVHHGQGTQRFFYNDPRVLYFSIHRFEHGAFWPHLQESDYHAIGEGPGLGFNFNVPLNETGMGDGDYMAIFQQLLLPVAMEYQPELIIVSAGYDAALGCPEGEMQVTPAFYAHLLNPLLRLADSRVAVVLEGGYCLESLAEGAALTMRTLLGDPCPMLVEPLLPPKRSMSKSILNCIFAHRPYWRCLQLQGTYDPSELKTKDRSRELHVVERAWVGGPPPVTVYPTRDTSVQHLIPDAVVADNTARLHRLRLETILTVPAVRVCYAYNPEMMEHRNLDDLGHPEQPKRIQFIHKMHQDYQLLGRMKQLSARAATTDEICLAHSRSHVNTMRRVLGRDKEDLQAQAATYNSVYLHPATFGCATLAAGSVLQAVDSVLRGESRSAICNVRPPGHHAEPDQPHGFCIFNNVAIAAQYAIREFGLKRVLILDWDVHHGNGTQHIFESNPKVLYISVHRYENGTFFPKGPDGNYDVVGKHTGAGFNVNIPWNKKGMGDLEYALAFQQIVMPIAYEFQPELVLVSAGFDAAIGDPLGGCKVSPEGYGLFTHWLSALAGGRIIVCLEGGYNVNSISYAMTMCTKTLLGDPVPTPLLGVVALTRPPTTAFQSCLETLQCCVEVQRQYWKSLEFVGYRLPHGYQIGENNNEDFLAASLLKLNISSDDAQGAAGGPTDGDQADPGQERPSDSKPKVKVKPPNHSTAAPEEQ
- the HDAC6 gene encoding histone deacetylase 6 isoform X6 encodes the protein MSSPIVTRRGAQQAKIQTRAMAMKSGSNSTAAAASSSTSGAIKSSSVGAELPKRSETLLEAKRRARNMLKNQGNTPAMQETVTDIFQTAVKSRPLVRGETALVYHQSMEQHCCRWDPKHLECPDRFNRVLDRCNELKLLDRCLPVSARLATKQEILRLHTAQHFELLEQTSEVCDDQSMEELSSRFDSIYIHPSTFQCSLLASGSTIDLVDSIITGKAQNGMAIIRPPGHHAMKAEFNGYCFFNNVALAAQHALDVHKLERILILDYDVHHGQGTQRFFYNDPRVLYFSIHRFEHGAFWPHLQESDYHAIGEGPGLGFNFNVPLNETGMGDGDYMAIFQQLLLPVAMEYQPELIIVSAGYDAALGCPEGEMQVTPAFYAHLLNPLLRLADSRVAVVLEGGYCLESLAEGAALTMRTLLGDPCPMLVEPLLPPKRSMSKSILNCIFAHRPYWRCLQLQGTYDPSELKTKDRSRELHVVERAWVGGPPPVTVYPTRDTSVQHLIPDAVVADNTARLHRLRLETILTVPAVRVCYAYNPEMMEHRNLDDLGHPEQPKRIQFIHKMHQDYQLLGRMKQLSARAATTDEICLAHSRSHVNTMRRVLGRDKEDLQAQAATYNSVYLHPATFGCATLAAGSVLQAVDSVLRGESRSAICNVRPPGHHAEPDQPHGFCIFNNVAIAAQYAIREFGLKRVLILDWDVHHGNGTQHIFESNPKVLYISVHRYENGTFFPKGPDGNYDVVGKHTGAGFNVNIPWNKKGMGDLEYALAFQQIVMPIAYEFQPELVLVSAGFDAAIGDPLGGCKVSPEGYGLFTHWLSALAGGRIIVCLEGGYNVNSISYAMTMCTKTLLGDPVPTPLLGVVALTRPPTTAFQSCLETLQCCVEVQRQYWKSLEFVGYRLPHGYQIGENNNEDFLAASLLKLNISSDDAQGAAGGPTDGDQADPGQERPSDSKPKVKQ
- the HDAC6 gene encoding histone deacetylase 6 isoform X2, encoding MSSPIVTRRGAQQAKIQTRAMAMKSGSNSTAAAASSSTSGAIKSSSVGAELPKRSETLLEAKRRARNMLKNQGNTPAMQETVTDIFQTAVKSRPLVRGETALVYHQSMEQHCCRWDPKHLECPDRFNRVLDRCNELKLLDRCLPVSARLATKQEILRLHTAQHFELLEQTSEVCDDQSMEELSSRFDSIYIHPSTFQCSLLASGSTIDLVDSIITGKAQNGMAIIRPPGHHAMKAEFNGYCFFNNVALAAQHALDVHKLERILILDYDVHHGQGTQRFFYNDPRVLYFSIHRFEHGAFWPHLQESDYHAIGEGPGLGFNFNVPLNETGMGDGDYMAIFQQLLLPVAMEYQPELIIVSAGYDAALGCPEGEMQVTPAFYAHLLNPLLRLADSRVAVVLEGGYCLESLAEGAALTMRTLLGDPCPMLVEPLLPPKRSMSKSILNCIFAHRPYWRCLQLQGTYDPSELKTKDRSRELHVVERAWVGGPPPVTVYPTRDTSVQHLIPDAVVADNTARLHRLRLETILTVPAVRVCYAYNPEMMEHRNLDDLGHPEQPKRIQFIHKMHQDYQLLGRMKQLSARAATTDEICLAHSRSHVNTMRRVLGRDKEDLQAQAATYNSVYLHPATFGCATLAAGSVLQAVDSVLRGESRSAICNVRPPGHHAEPDQPHGFCIFNNVAIAAQYAIREFGLKRVLILDWDVHHGNGTQHIFESNPKVLYISVHRYENGTFFPKGPDGNYDVVGKHTGAGFNVNIPWNKKGMGDLEYALAFQQIVMPIAYEFQPELVLVSAGFDAAIGDPLGGCKVSPEGYGLFTHWLSALAGGRIIVCLEGGYNVNSISYAMTMCTKTLLGDPVPTPLLGVVALTRPPTTAFQSCLETLQCCVEVQRQYWKSLEFVGYRLPHGYQIGENNNEDFLAASLLKLNISSDDAQGAAGGPTDGDQADPGQERPSDSKPKVKMFAIPPSKTCPHMRMLRPELVPQSINTRAPCGECISRSENWMCLSCHYIGCGRYVGRHMQRHCEALEHTLVMRLQDHAVWCYVCGVYLDNPRLFEYKNRAHQDKYGRPLAWRYPCAKRADGCYPLDPESDSEEEADHIANGSYLQEAQ
- the HDAC6 gene encoding histone deacetylase 6 isoform X4 produces the protein MSSPIVTRRGAQQAKIQTRAMAMKSGSNSTAAAASSSTSGAIKSSSVGAELPKRSETLLEAKRRARNMLKNQGNTPAMQETVTDIFQTAVKSRPLVRGETALVYHQSMEQHCCRWDPKHLECPDRFNRVLDRCNELKLLDRCLPVSARLATKQEILRLHTAQHFELLEQTSEVCDDQSMEELSSRFDSIYIHPSTFQCSLLASGSTIDLVDSIITGKAQNGMAIIRPPGHHAMKAEFNGYCFFNNVALAAQHALDVHKLERILILDYDVHHGQGTQRFFYNDPRVLYFSIHRFEHGAFWPHLQESDYHAIGEGPGLGFNFNVPLNETGMGDGDYMAIFQQLLLPVAMEYQPELIIVSAGYDAALGCPEGEMQVTPAFYAHLLNPLLRLADSRVAVVLEGGYCLESLAEGAALTMRTLLGDPCPMLVEPLLPPKRSMSKSILNCIFAHRPYWRCLQLQGTYDPSELKTKDRSRELHVVERAWVGGPPPVTVYPTRDTSVQHLIPDAVVADNTARLHRLRLETILTVPAVRVCYAYNPEMMEHRNLDDLGHPEQPKRIQFIHKMHQDYQLLGRMKQLSARAATTDEICLAHSRSHVNTMRRVLGRDKEDLQAQAATYNSVYLHPATFGCATLAAGSVLQAVDSVLRGESRSAICNVRPPGHHAEPDQPHGFCIFNNVAIAAQYAIREFGLKRVLILDWDVHHGNGTQHIFESNPKVLYISVHRYENGTFFPKGPDGNYDVVGKHTGAGFNVNIPWNKKGMGDLEYALAFQQIVMPIAYEFQPELVLVSAGFDAAIGDPLGGCKVSPEGYGLFTHWLSALAGGRIIVCLEGGYNVNSISYAMTMCTKTLLGDPVPTPLLGVVALTRPPTTAFQSCLETLQCCVEVQRQYWKSLEFVGYRLPHGYQIGENNNEDFLAASLLKLNISSDDAQGAAGGPTDGDQADPGQERPSDSKPKVKVKPPNHSTAAPEEMFAIPPSKTCPHMRMLRPELVPQCKQQLNPRRFSCSSILARFYQYDFGPDKNPKEA
- the HDAC6 gene encoding histone deacetylase 6 isoform X3, whose protein sequence is MAMKSGSNSTAAAASSSTSGAIKSSSVGAELPKRSETLLEAKRRARNMLKNQGNTPAMQETVTDIFQTAVKSRPLVRGETALVYHQSMEQHCCRWDPKHLECPDRFNRVLDRCNELKLLDRCLPVSARLATKQEILRLHTAQHFELLEQTSEVCDDQSMEELSSRFDSIYIHPSTFQCSLLASGSTIDLVDSIITGKAQNGMAIIRPPGHHAMKAEFNGYCFFNNVALAAQHALDVHKLERILILDYDVHHGQGTQRFFYNDPRVLYFSIHRFEHGAFWPHLQESDYHAIGEGPGLGFNFNVPLNETGMGDGDYMAIFQQLLLPVAMEYQPELIIVSAGYDAALGCPEGEMQVTPAFYAHLLNPLLRLADSRVAVVLEGGYCLESLAEGAALTMRTLLGDPCPMLVEPLLPPKRSMSKSILNCIFAHRPYWRCLQLQGTYDPSELKTKDRSRELHVVERAWVGGPPPVTVYPTRDTSVQHLIPDAVVADNTARLHRLRLETILTVPAVRVCYAYNPEMMEHRNLDDLGHPEQPKRIQFIHKMHQDYQLLGRMKQLSARAATTDEICLAHSRSHVNTMRRVLGRDKEDLQAQAATYNSVYLHPATFGCATLAAGSVLQAVDSVLRGESRSAICNVRPPGHHAEPDQPHGFCIFNNVAIAAQYAIREFGLKRVLILDWDVHHGNGTQHIFESNPKVLYISVHRYENGTFFPKGPDGNYDVVGKHTGAGFNVNIPWNKKGMGDLEYALAFQQIVMPIAYEFQPELVLVSAGFDAAIGDPLGGCKVSPEGYGLFTHWLSALAGGRIIVCLEGGYNVNSISYAMTMCTKTLLGDPVPTPLLGVVALTRPPTTAFQSCLETLQCCVEVQRQYWKSLEFVGYRLPHGYQIGENNNEDFLAASLLKLNISSDDAQGAAGGPTDGDQADPGQERPSDSKPKVKVKPPNHSTAAPEEMFAIPPSKTCPHMRMLRPELVPQSINTRAPCGECISRSENWMCLSCHYIGCGRYVGRHMQRHCEALEHTLVMRLQDHAVWCYVCGVYLDNPRLFEYKNRAHQDKYGRPLAWRYPCAKRADGCYPLDPESDSEEEADHIANGSYLQEAQ